A genomic window from Nematostella vectensis chromosome 9, jaNemVect1.1, whole genome shotgun sequence includes:
- the LOC116614032 gene encoding hemicentin-1 → MSLRIYILLCVDIFSGWLPKMSGFRWMWFFAIIFSINTLACAMRITSKPEDITKLLQGTLNYNVSWYWDITPPATISVRVADIQFKSVKIGVLMDGSPPTPVVFTDFKSRYSISTATFNPITLIIKNVQPQDAGEYAMRLSDDFGDGTFEASKFTLDVLVPPSVTHANITVNKTNTAVLMCSATGNPTPNVTWTRSGKEDVLWTGETLTFRDVKISDGGCYVCTATNNIGSGASGIVCLTVQYKPVHTNITGVESYNVRQCGAAISLTCSAVGEPQLITYHLYMDNLLIRKNINGMFHNILLDSVGIHLLTCVPINDAGVGENRSVSINVTEKLPTISITPSRATVNEGSVVVFTCLAIGFQSFKNFWKKDGVFRGDGSSLTLSSVGRDDSGNYTCNVTSTCGTTMKTASLDVIYKPENTTLVSNSTLGCVGDIVLLSCSADGKPSDVTHSLALDGEHLHASEAGIFLVTLERPGWNNFTCIPSNTAGKGEEADISIFASVPPLVVKFPSSEVTIMEGHPAKLMCNVTGSPVPNATWYKLGFERWYHSGPMLVLSKKNDAGSYRCIATNEAVCKNTSTSDWINVTFKSVKIEGQDSAIVGLAVVVAILVLVIIGLIAYVMWLKRAGKKSKRDRTLEHADNTGFSPEQIPMQGTPFNYQAQDKAMEYQVAQDAMRDNIPNYEDVTQGENFTQHASEDTTPRGHHSEQCATVTQGDNITQYGAMGGFPSRDLDILANQQNNAIVGTTSKVATNNACHKGEASYENIRKRGLPPTVYQSLQTIKQQSENAQYASLNLGTRIATMPGDRDGRGVGSLKSGSEYQELDRAAVSYSCYEQIGPNKTTST, encoded by the exons ATGAGTCTGAGAATTTATATACTTTTGTGTGTGGACATTTTTTCCGGGTGGCTACCGAAGATGTCCGGGTTTAGATGGATGTGGTTTTTCGCGATCATCTTCAGTATCAACACACTTGCAT GTGCAATGCGTATTACTTCCAAGCCCGAAGACATCACCAAATTACTGCAAGGGACGTTAAACTATAATGTGAGCTGGTACTGGGACATTACCCCACCGGCTACGATATCTGTTCGTGTGGCTGATATTCAATTCAAGAGTGTTAAGATTGGGGTATTGATGGACGGATCCCCTCCAACTCCAGTAGTTTTCACCGATTTTAAATCTCGGTACAGCATCAGTACAGCGACGTTCAACCCCATTACACTGATCATCAAGAACGTGCAGCCTCAAGATGCTGGGGAGTATGCCATGCGCTTGTCAGATGATTTCGGAGATGGTACCTTCGAGGCGTCAAAATTTACCCTGGATGTATTGG TTCCCCCTAGTGTCACTCATGCAAACATAACGGTCAACAAGACAAACACCGCAGTACTCATGTGCAGcgccacagggaacccaacaCCTAACGTGACCTGGACCAGGAGCGGAAAAGAGGATGTTCTGTGGACTGGGGAGACTCTTACCTTCAGAGATGTCAAGATATCGGACGGGGGGTGCTACGTGTGTACCGCTACTAATAACATCGGGAGTGGAGCAAGTGGTATCGTCTGTCTTACCGTGCAAT ATAAACCAGTGCACACAAACATCACGGGAGTGGAAAGCTACAACGTTCGTCAATGTGGAGCTGCGATTTCCTTGACCTGTTCAGCGGTTGGTGAACCACAACTGATTACCTACCACCTCTACATGGACAATCTACTGATCAGAAAAAACATTAACGGGATGTTTCACAATATTCTATTAGATTCAGTAGGGATTCATCTCCTCACCTGTGTTCCGATTAATGACGCTGGAGTTGGAGAAAACAGATCTGTGAGCATAAACGTGACCGAAAAATTACCGACAATTTCTATAACACCTTCAAGAGCTACAGTAAATGAGGGGTCAGTGGTTGTGTTTACGTGTTTAGCGATTGGATTCCAGAGCTTCAAGAACTTCTGGAAGAAGGATGGCGTCTTCAGGGGCGATGGGAGCTCTCTTACGTTATCATCTGTCGGGAGGGATGACAGTGGCAACTATACCTGTAACGTCACTAGTACATGTGGGACGACGATGAAAACGGCCTCACTAGATGTCATTT ACAAACCAGAAAACACGACCCTTGTGTCCAATTCCACCCTCGGATGCGTTGGCGACATTGTCCTGTTGTCCTGCTCTGCTGACGGCAAACCCTCCGACGTGACGCACTCGCTTGCCTTGGATGGAGAGCATCTACACGCGAGTGAGGCTGGTATTTTTCTAGTTACCCTGGAGAGGCCTGGCTGGAATAACTTCACTTGCATTCCTAGCAATACCGCGGGAAAGGGGGAGGAAGCAGATATCAGCATTTTTGCATCAG TGCCTCCGTTGGTTGTCAAGTTTCCCTCAAGCGAGGTTACGATTATGGAGGGCCATCCAGCCAAGTTAATGTGTAACGTCACTGGCTCACCAGTTCCAAACGCGACTTGGTACAAACTAGGCTTTGAAAGATGGTATCACAGTGGGCCGATGCTTGTTCTGTCAAAGAAAAACGACGCAGGCAGCTACAGATGTATTGCCACTAATGAAGCTGTCTGCAAGAACACGTCTACCTCAGATTGGATCAATGTCACTTTCAAAT cCGTCAAGATTGAGGGCCAGGACTCGGCCATTGTTGGTCTCGCTGTGGTGGTCGCCATCTTGGTCTTGGTCATCATTGGGCTGATAGCCTACGTCATGTGGCTAAAACGAGCAG GAAAAAAGTCAAAAAGAGACAG aACTCTCGAACATGCTGATAACACAGGCTTCTCACCTGAG CAAATACCAATGCAAGGGACTCCGTTTAACTACCAAGCACAGGATAAAGCCATGGAATACCAGGTAGCTCAGGATGCCATGCGTGACAACATCCCAAACTACGAGGACGTCACGCAAGGGGAAAATTTCACGCAACACGCCTCGGAGGACACAACACCACGTGGTCATCATTCTGAGCAGTGTGCAACCGTAACGCAAGGGGACAATATCACGCAATATGGAGCCATGGGTGGGTTTCCGTCACGTGATTTAGACATTCTGGCCAATCAGCAAAATAATGCCATCGTTGGCACGACAAGCAAGGTGGCAACTAACAACGCTTGTCACAAAGGCGAGGCAAGCTATGAGAACATAAGAAAACGAGGTTTACCACCAACAGTATACCAATCTCTGCAGACAATAAAACAACAGAGCGAGAATGCGCAGTACGCCTCGTTGAATCTTGGGACACGCATAGCGACCATGCCTGGTGATAGGGACGGGAGGGGAGTGGGTTCATTGAAAAGTGGGAGTGAGTACCAGGAGTTGGACAGAGCTGCCGTCTCGTATTCGTGTTATGAGCAGATTGGCCCGAATAAAACAACAAGCACGTGA